Proteins encoded by one window of Nitrospira sp. CR1.1:
- a CDS encoding NUDIX domain-containing protein, with product MAVRNVSLFILYTSSGQLLLQHRTHDAWRLPNHWAFFGGGIEPGESPAEALKREVIEELSYHVQDPHFLMTQLFREGEDENTKYVFVERYEGQPLQLGEGQAMGWFSPDETHELKMIDHDRAIVERIRQYLNGR from the coding sequence ATGGCTGTGCGGAATGTGTCTCTCTTCATTCTCTATACCTCCTCGGGACAACTGCTCCTTCAGCATCGAACCCACGATGCGTGGCGACTGCCCAATCACTGGGCGTTCTTCGGAGGCGGGATTGAACCGGGAGAAAGTCCGGCGGAAGCCCTGAAGCGCGAGGTGATAGAGGAATTGTCGTATCACGTACAAGACCCGCACTTTCTCATGACACAACTATTTAGAGAGGGAGAGGACGAGAATACGAAATATGTGTTCGTTGAACGGTACGAGGGCCAACCTCTTCAATTGGGAGAAGGACAGGCAATGGGCTGGTTCTCCCCTGATGAAACGCATGAGCTGAAAATGATCGATCACGACCGGGCCATTGTCGAGCGAATCCGGCAGTATTTGAATGGACGGTGA
- a CDS encoding CHAP domain-containing protein, which produces MSPRKRAAAPARQTQAKDAVLDYPGYALKAGVKAPSTIRAVQQRLNQVGCGPIAVSGIFDRETQEAVRLLQARSVDGQGQSLKIDGVIGPLTWAALFGAHRVPSIANTPISALMKATLSVASSQVGVMEDPPGSNRGLQVDQYLNSVGIDPSTGSYAWCAAFVYWSFGQAATRLGAGNPVIRTAGVLDHWKKTGRAGITRLLAAEILDDLSLLKPGLVFVINTGGGRGHMGLVEDFRDDRLITIEGNTNLPGDREGVGVFRRSGRTISEINQGFLSYES; this is translated from the coding sequence ATGTCACCACGCAAACGCGCCGCTGCCCCTGCCCGACAAACCCAAGCAAAAGACGCGGTTCTCGATTATCCCGGATACGCCCTCAAAGCCGGGGTCAAAGCCCCGTCAACCATTCGAGCCGTCCAACAGCGACTGAACCAGGTCGGATGCGGACCGATCGCCGTAAGCGGGATCTTTGATCGCGAGACACAGGAAGCCGTACGGCTCCTGCAGGCACGCTCCGTCGACGGGCAGGGGCAATCTCTCAAAATCGACGGCGTGATCGGGCCACTCACCTGGGCCGCGCTCTTCGGGGCGCACAGGGTACCTTCGATTGCAAACACCCCTATCTCAGCCTTGATGAAAGCCACGCTCAGCGTCGCATCTTCACAGGTCGGCGTGATGGAAGACCCGCCCGGATCAAACCGCGGTCTCCAAGTGGATCAGTATCTGAACTCGGTGGGAATCGATCCTTCGACCGGGAGTTACGCCTGGTGTGCCGCTTTCGTCTATTGGTCGTTCGGCCAGGCGGCGACTCGACTGGGAGCCGGTAATCCCGTTATCCGTACAGCAGGCGTGCTGGATCACTGGAAAAAAACCGGACGGGCTGGCATCACCCGTTTGCTGGCAGCAGAAATTTTAGACGATCTCTCGCTCCTGAAGCCGGGATTGGTCTTTGTCATCAACACCGGCGGGGGCCGGGGTCATATGGGTTTGGTGGAAGATTTTCGCGACGATCGCCTGATCACCATCGAAGGGAATACCAACCTCCCAGGCGACCGCGAAGGCGTCGGTGTCTTCCGTCGCAGCGGCCGCACCATATCGGAAATCAACCAGGGCTTCCTGAGTTACGAGTCGTAG
- a CDS encoding cytochrome P450, with product MQDVASNSSFTLIDVPGGLPWLGHLRAFKHHPLTTMSEWWHRHGDALRFRLGPKTIHLFSHPALAEEVLLLQSERFGKVYEQRRPTGLGLVLGNGLVTGSGEVWKRHRRIIQPVFHRSRMAAMADRMTQIGEQRLAGWAAHGGQPVDIADEMMQLTLEVISQTMFHTSVAEHIDQISHSLRVSLKYAFDSFHNPVRLPAWVPTARNREFSRALRFMDRLIYELVAARRQSGAQYDDLLNLLLQARDEETGMGLSDQEVRDEALTIFAAGHETTANALAWTWYLLATHQEVRARFHAEVDRILQGRIPTADDLHHLPYTRAIFDESLRLYPPVPAIQRKTLTQTTLGGLTLPANAIVLVGLYNLHRHPAFWPDPERFRPERWLDGERPPARCAYLPFGAGPRACVGTHFATVEGPLLLAQIGRRYDPQLAQERVEPEIMVTLRPKHGIRMKLQRRHRPVGSG from the coding sequence ATGCAGGATGTTGCATCGAATTCATCGTTCACGCTGATTGATGTGCCCGGCGGTTTACCCTGGCTTGGCCACCTCCGCGCATTCAAGCATCACCCGCTAACCACGATGTCGGAATGGTGGCATCGGCACGGTGATGCGCTGCGCTTCCGGCTCGGCCCAAAGACAATCCATCTCTTCAGTCATCCCGCTTTGGCCGAAGAGGTGCTGCTGTTGCAATCCGAGCGGTTTGGGAAAGTATACGAGCAACGGCGTCCCACCGGCCTCGGGTTGGTCCTGGGCAACGGGTTGGTGACCGGTTCCGGCGAGGTGTGGAAGCGGCACCGTCGCATCATCCAGCCCGTGTTCCACCGCTCTCGTATGGCGGCGATGGCGGATCGAATGACCCAGATCGGAGAGCAACGGCTCGCCGGTTGGGCGGCTCATGGCGGACAGCCGGTGGACATCGCCGACGAAATGATGCAATTGACGCTGGAAGTCATTTCCCAAACGATGTTTCACACCAGCGTCGCCGAGCACATCGACCAGATCAGCCATTCGCTCCGCGTGAGCCTGAAGTATGCCTTCGACTCATTTCATAACCCGGTGCGCCTGCCCGCCTGGGTGCCGACCGCTCGCAACCGTGAGTTCAGCCGGGCCCTGCGATTCATGGATCGGCTGATCTACGAGTTGGTCGCGGCCCGGCGGCAGAGCGGAGCACAGTATGACGACCTCCTCAACCTGCTCCTCCAAGCTCGGGATGAGGAGACCGGCATGGGGTTGAGCGATCAAGAAGTCCGCGATGAAGCCCTGACCATCTTTGCGGCCGGACATGAAACCACCGCCAATGCGCTTGCCTGGACATGGTATTTGCTCGCCACCCACCAAGAGGTGAGGGCGCGGTTTCACGCGGAGGTGGACCGGATTCTCCAAGGTCGGATCCCGACTGCCGACGATCTGCACCACCTTCCCTACACCCGTGCCATCTTCGATGAATCACTTCGCCTGTATCCTCCGGTGCCGGCCATCCAGAGAAAAACCCTGACTCAGACGACCCTGGGAGGATTGACCCTTCCAGCCAATGCCATCGTCCTCGTCGGCCTGTACAACCTGCACCGGCACCCGGCATTTTGGCCAGATCCGGAACGGTTCCGGCCGGAGCGCTGGCTGGATGGTGAACGACCGCCTGCCCGCTGCGCGTATTTGCCGTTCGGCGCAGGACCGCGAGCCTGCGTCGGGACGCATTTCGCGACAGTGGAAGGGCCACTGCTTCTAGCACAGATCGGCCGGCGCTACGATCCGCAACTGGCGCAGGAACGCGTCGAGCCGGAAATCATGGTGACCTTGCGGCCGAAGCATGGCATCCGCATGAAGCTTCAACGGCGGCATCGGCCAGTCGGCTCTGGGTAA
- a CDS encoding XTP/dITP diphosphatase, protein MHVVLATRNQHKKQELVALLGGLGITIRTLDDFPEAPEVVEDGETCEANAMKKAVEIARYTGLPAVADDTGLEVDALGGRPGAFAARYAGEHASYEDNCRKLLRELRGVPPAKRGARFVTVAAIAFPGGKTLSAKGVLEGVIAESAVGSNGFGYDPVFMLPEYHQTLAQLPPEVKNQISHRARAFAQAKTLLQQAMAEQHSVGA, encoded by the coding sequence ATGCACGTAGTGCTGGCGACCAGGAATCAGCATAAGAAGCAGGAACTTGTCGCGCTACTCGGCGGGTTAGGTATCACCATTCGGACCCTCGATGATTTTCCTGAGGCGCCGGAGGTGGTGGAAGACGGCGAGACCTGCGAAGCCAATGCCATGAAAAAGGCTGTCGAGATCGCCCGATACACGGGGTTGCCGGCAGTGGCAGATGACACCGGGCTGGAAGTCGATGCCCTGGGCGGACGACCGGGCGCCTTTGCCGCACGCTATGCCGGGGAGCATGCGAGTTACGAAGATAATTGCCGGAAGTTGCTGCGCGAGCTTCGCGGGGTTCCGCCGGCCAAGCGGGGAGCCAGGTTTGTGACCGTTGCCGCCATCGCGTTTCCCGGCGGGAAGACTCTGTCGGCCAAAGGAGTGTTAGAAGGAGTCATTGCCGAGTCCGCCGTCGGCTCCAATGGGTTCGGGTATGATCCGGTGTTTATGCTGCCGGAGTATCATCAGACCCTGGCACAGTTGCCGCCGGAGGTGAAGAATCAAATCAGTCATCGTGCCCGCGCGTTCGCGCAAGCGAAGACGCTGCTGCAACAAGCGATGGCGGAACAGCATTCAGTCGGGGCGTAG
- a CDS encoding ribonuclease PH, translating into MGRIDGRRRDQIRPVKVTRNFTKHAEGSVLIEMGDTKVICTASVEEKVPPFLKGKGTGWVTAEYAMLPRATHDRSPRESVKGKQGGRTLEIQRLVGRALRAVIDTSRLGERTIWIDCDVIQADGGTRTASITGSFIALADAVGVLKKKDLLKVNPLTDYLAAISIGKVGGQVMVDLAYEEDSHAEVDLNLVMTGAGQYVEVQGTAEKTPFNKKDMDEFLDLGWVAIRELVDVQKSLIGSLS; encoded by the coding sequence TTGGGGCGAATTGATGGGCGGCGACGGGATCAAATCCGCCCCGTGAAGGTGACGCGCAATTTTACGAAACATGCCGAAGGTTCCGTCCTCATTGAAATGGGGGACACGAAGGTCATCTGCACCGCGTCGGTCGAAGAAAAAGTGCCGCCTTTCCTCAAAGGCAAGGGAACCGGATGGGTCACGGCCGAATATGCCATGCTGCCGAGGGCGACCCACGATCGTTCGCCGCGTGAATCGGTCAAGGGCAAACAGGGTGGCCGCACGCTGGAGATTCAGCGGTTGGTCGGACGTGCCCTCCGCGCGGTTATCGATACATCGCGTTTGGGCGAACGGACCATCTGGATCGATTGTGATGTGATTCAAGCCGATGGTGGAACCCGCACGGCGTCCATTACCGGCTCCTTTATCGCCCTCGCGGATGCCGTGGGAGTGCTGAAGAAAAAGGACTTGCTCAAGGTCAATCCGTTGACCGATTACCTGGCGGCCATCAGTATCGGCAAGGTCGGGGGGCAGGTTATGGTGGACCTGGCCTACGAAGAAGATTCGCATGCCGAGGTGGATTTGAATCTGGTGATGACGGGCGCCGGGCAGTATGTCGAGGTGCAGGGGACGGCTGAAAAGACGCCGTTTAATAAGAAAGATATGGATGAGTTTCTCGATCTCGGGTGGGTCGCCATCCGCGAGTTAGTAGATGTGCAGAAATCGCTGATCGGCTCGTTGAGCTAA
- a CDS encoding response regulator, with protein MRASPAHCWTILSLTPCEAEELQRHKRCKILRYHRFRLTYEKPILNLFLVQPHLELNPRASLMSIPSISEVTTQQSILENRKILIVDDEEPIRRLLGYLLEPHGYQVTLAGEAREARQRMEDGYYAMVLCDVNMPGESGMDLVRHILTQYPNTAVIMITGLDSPVLANAALDMGAFGYIIKPFEANEVLINVANALRRRKLEIENAMHRENLEEVVRTRTIALQQALEWLERSEKELRLSREETIQRLAIAAEYRDSSTAQHIQRMSHYCELLARRYGLSPDRCDLIRTASPMHDIGKIGTPDHVLLKPGKFTPEEFKVITQHTEIGYRILAGSDSDLLKVAALIAWTHHERYDGTGYPRGIKGNEIPLEGRITAIADNFDALTTQRVYKPAYDFDHAKELMLKERGKHFDPDLLDIFFDSMADIKRIFDQFADPSWLSSSRHRAITQDQGEAV; from the coding sequence ATGAGGGCCAGTCCTGCGCATTGTTGGACAATTCTCAGCCTGACGCCGTGCGAAGCAGAGGAGTTGCAGCGGCACAAAAGATGCAAAATCTTGCGCTATCACCGCTTCAGACTTACTTACGAGAAACCGATACTGAATCTATTCCTGGTTCAGCCTCATCTTGAACTTAACCCGCGAGCGAGCCTTATGAGCATCCCGAGCATCAGTGAAGTGACCACGCAACAATCGATTCTCGAAAACCGCAAGATCCTGATTGTGGACGACGAAGAACCCATTCGCCGCCTATTGGGCTATTTGCTCGAGCCCCATGGCTACCAGGTCACCCTGGCCGGCGAGGCTCGCGAAGCCCGTCAGAGGATGGAGGACGGGTATTACGCCATGGTGTTGTGCGATGTGAACATGCCCGGCGAATCGGGCATGGATCTCGTTCGTCACATTTTGACTCAATATCCCAACACGGCCGTCATCATGATCACCGGACTCGACAGCCCCGTCCTGGCCAATGCGGCGCTGGATATGGGAGCCTTCGGGTACATCATTAAGCCTTTTGAAGCCAACGAAGTCCTGATCAACGTGGCGAACGCGTTGCGGCGGCGCAAGTTGGAAATCGAAAATGCCATGCATCGGGAGAATCTTGAAGAGGTCGTCAGGACCAGGACGATTGCCCTGCAACAGGCGCTGGAATGGCTGGAACGAAGCGAAAAAGAACTGCGTCTCTCCCGCGAGGAAACCATTCAACGGCTCGCAATCGCCGCTGAATATCGCGACAGCTCGACCGCGCAACATATTCAACGGATGAGCCACTACTGCGAACTGCTGGCGCGCCGGTACGGATTATCCCCGGATCGATGCGACCTGATTCGCACGGCCAGCCCCATGCACGATATCGGCAAGATCGGCACCCCGGATCATGTGTTGCTCAAGCCCGGCAAATTCACCCCTGAAGAGTTCAAAGTCATCACGCAACATACGGAAATCGGCTATCGAATTCTGGCCGGTTCCGACTCGGATCTCTTGAAGGTCGCCGCGCTCATCGCCTGGACCCATCATGAACGGTACGACGGCACGGGGTATCCGCGCGGGATCAAGGGCAATGAGATTCCACTGGAAGGCAGGATCACGGCGATCGCGGATAACTTCGATGCCCTGACGACGCAACGGGTGTACAAGCCGGCCTATGATTTCGACCATGCGAAGGAACTCATGCTGAAGGAACGCGGCAAACATTTCGATCCTGACCTGCTCGATATCTTCTTTGACTCCATGGCTGACATCAAACGCATCTTCGATCAATTTGCAGATCCGTCCTGGCTGTCCTCCTCCCGGCATCGTGCCATCACTCAGGACCAGGGAGAGGCCGTATGA
- the metH gene encoding methionine synthase, with product MPAHDIRDLLRERILILDGAMGTMIQRHKLDEAAFRGERFKDWKKDLKGHNDLLNVTQPDVIEAIHRQYLEAGADIVETNTFNSQSVSLADYGMDDLGYELSKAGAECARRAVEQVVAAQPARRCFVAGAIGPTTKTSSVSTDSNDAAARGTTYPELVQAYGEQVRGLLDGGVDLLLVETIFDTLNAKAAFFAIQQLLAEGARQVPIMASVTFIQAGSNRGFSGQTVEGFWNSISHVPLLSVGMNCALGPKEMRPLIEELSQLAPIYVSSHPNAGLPNPLLPTGFPETPESLAPQLREWAKNGWLNIVGGCCGTTPDHIHTIAEAVRGLTPRRPGKVEPFLRLSGLEALTVRPESNFVNVGERTNITGSPAFSKLILAGDYDKALTVARQQVEGGAQIIDINMDEGLLDSKAAMQKFLRLLAAESDIARVPIMVDSSKWEVIEEGLRNMQGKGIVNSISLKEGEAKFLEQARLIRRYGAAVVVMAFDERGQADSVARRIEICERSYRLLTEQVGVPPQDIIFDPNILTVATGLEEHNNYAVDFIEATRWIKQHLPLAKVSGGVSNISFSFRGNNVVREAMHAAFLYHAIQAGLDMGIVNAGQLAVYEEIPKDLLTLVEDVLLNRRPDATERLVTFAETVKQKGKAAVKDDEWRAKPVADRLAHALVKGLTDYIDQDVEEARQQSARPLDVIEGPLMAGMNIVGDLFGSGKMFLPQVVKSARVMKKAVAYLMPFMEAEKQRLGTSRANGKVLLATVKGDVHDIGKNIVGVVLGCNNYEVIDLGVMVSCEKILATAREHHVDMVGLSGLITPSLDEMVHVAKEMTRQGFTVPLLIGGATTSKAHTAVKIAPSYPHATVHVLDASRAVGVVGSLINKQQEQEFSASIRADYDRIRQAHQERGSKALRSLESARTHRMPTDWASVDIPIPSFTGLRQIDRMPLRELLPFIDWTPFFHTWELRGRYPGILEDAIVGSKAKELLADAQTLLEEIIRGELLTARGVYGFFPANSIGDDIELYRTGDRRDVLTTLHTLRQQAEKPVDQFNLALADYVAPKESGRGDYVGAFVVTAGIGVEALCAKYEKDHDDYNSIMVKALADRLAEAFAEWLHKQVRLEWGYGKTEALTNEDMIRERYRGIRPAPGYPACPDHTEKRILFDLLQAESQAGVTLTESYAMLPAAAVSGLYFAHPAAKYFAVGKINRDQVEDYAARKKLSVSEVERWLAPNLNYDA from the coding sequence ATGCCGGCACACGACATCCGAGACCTTCTGCGAGAGCGTATCCTGATCCTGGACGGTGCCATGGGGACCATGATCCAGCGGCATAAGTTGGACGAAGCCGCATTTCGCGGAGAGCGTTTCAAGGATTGGAAGAAGGACCTCAAAGGACACAACGACCTGCTCAACGTCACGCAGCCGGACGTTATTGAGGCGATCCACCGGCAGTATCTCGAAGCCGGGGCGGACATCGTTGAAACCAACACGTTTAATTCCCAATCGGTGTCGCTGGCCGACTACGGCATGGATGATTTGGGCTATGAATTGTCCAAAGCCGGCGCCGAGTGCGCAAGGCGGGCGGTGGAACAGGTTGTGGCGGCACAGCCCGCGCGACGGTGTTTCGTGGCGGGCGCGATCGGACCGACCACCAAAACCTCGTCGGTTTCGACTGACTCCAATGATGCGGCAGCCCGCGGCACCACCTATCCGGAATTAGTGCAGGCCTATGGCGAGCAGGTGCGTGGTCTGTTAGACGGCGGCGTCGACTTGCTGCTGGTCGAAACGATCTTCGACACGCTAAACGCCAAGGCCGCGTTTTTTGCGATTCAGCAACTGCTCGCGGAAGGCGCCAGGCAGGTGCCGATCATGGCGTCGGTCACGTTTATTCAAGCCGGGAGCAATCGCGGTTTCTCGGGGCAGACGGTCGAGGGCTTCTGGAATTCCATTTCCCATGTGCCGTTGCTCAGTGTGGGCATGAACTGCGCCCTGGGCCCAAAAGAAATGCGGCCCCTGATCGAAGAGTTGTCTCAGCTGGCGCCGATTTACGTCAGCAGTCATCCGAATGCCGGGTTGCCCAATCCCTTGCTGCCCACCGGCTTTCCCGAAACCCCGGAGTCGCTCGCGCCTCAGCTGCGCGAGTGGGCGAAAAACGGGTGGCTCAACATTGTGGGCGGCTGTTGCGGAACTACGCCTGACCATATTCACACCATTGCGGAAGCCGTGCGCGGGCTGACACCCCGTCGGCCTGGAAAGGTCGAGCCGTTTTTGCGCCTCAGCGGCCTCGAAGCGCTGACCGTGCGACCGGAATCCAACTTTGTGAACGTCGGTGAGCGCACCAACATTACCGGCTCACCGGCCTTTTCCAAACTGATCCTGGCCGGCGATTACGACAAGGCCTTGACGGTGGCGCGTCAGCAGGTGGAAGGCGGGGCGCAGATCATTGATATCAATATGGATGAAGGGCTGCTGGATTCCAAGGCGGCGATGCAGAAGTTCTTGCGTCTCCTGGCGGCCGAGTCGGACATCGCGCGAGTGCCGATCATGGTCGACAGTTCCAAGTGGGAGGTCATCGAAGAAGGCCTCCGCAACATGCAGGGGAAGGGCATCGTCAATTCTATTAGTTTGAAAGAAGGCGAGGCTAAATTTTTGGAGCAGGCGCGGCTCATCCGGCGGTACGGCGCGGCGGTCGTCGTCATGGCATTTGACGAGCGTGGGCAAGCCGACTCGGTCGCGCGGCGTATTGAGATCTGCGAGCGTTCCTACCGTCTGCTGACCGAACAGGTCGGTGTCCCGCCGCAGGATATCATTTTCGATCCAAACATCCTCACCGTCGCGACGGGACTGGAAGAGCATAACAATTATGCCGTCGACTTCATTGAAGCGACGCGCTGGATCAAGCAGCATCTCCCGCTGGCCAAGGTCAGCGGCGGCGTTAGCAATATCTCGTTTTCGTTTCGCGGCAACAATGTGGTACGCGAGGCGATGCACGCCGCGTTTCTCTACCATGCGATTCAGGCCGGCCTCGATATGGGCATCGTCAACGCCGGGCAGTTGGCCGTGTATGAAGAGATTCCCAAGGATCTACTCACCCTGGTGGAGGACGTGCTGCTGAATCGCCGCCCCGATGCGACCGAACGATTGGTAACGTTTGCCGAAACGGTCAAGCAGAAGGGCAAAGCGGCGGTGAAAGACGACGAGTGGCGGGCAAAGCCGGTCGCAGACCGGTTGGCCCATGCGCTAGTCAAGGGTCTCACGGATTATATCGATCAGGACGTGGAAGAGGCCCGACAACAATCCGCCCGTCCGCTCGATGTCATTGAAGGCCCGTTGATGGCCGGCATGAACATCGTCGGCGATCTGTTCGGATCAGGCAAGATGTTTCTGCCGCAGGTGGTGAAAAGCGCCCGGGTGATGAAGAAGGCCGTCGCCTACCTCATGCCGTTTATGGAGGCGGAAAAACAACGGTTGGGCACGTCCCGCGCGAACGGCAAGGTGCTGCTCGCGACCGTGAAGGGCGATGTGCATGACATCGGCAAAAACATCGTCGGGGTCGTCCTGGGCTGCAACAACTACGAGGTGATCGATCTCGGGGTGATGGTCTCCTGCGAAAAAATCCTGGCGACGGCCCGTGAGCACCACGTGGATATGGTGGGCCTGAGCGGATTGATCACGCCTTCATTAGACGAAATGGTGCACGTCGCCAAGGAAATGACGCGGCAGGGGTTCACGGTGCCGTTACTCATTGGCGGCGCGACAACCAGCAAGGCCCATACGGCCGTGAAGATCGCTCCATCGTATCCCCATGCCACGGTGCACGTACTTGACGCGTCGCGTGCCGTTGGGGTGGTGGGAAGCTTGATCAACAAGCAACAAGAGCAGGAATTTTCTGCCTCCATTCGCGCCGACTACGATCGTATCCGGCAGGCGCATCAGGAGCGTGGGTCGAAAGCACTCCGCAGTCTGGAGTCTGCGCGAACACATCGGATGCCAACCGATTGGGCTTCAGTCGATATTCCCATCCCCTCGTTTACCGGCCTGCGTCAGATCGATCGTATGCCGTTACGTGAACTGCTGCCCTTCATCGACTGGACGCCGTTCTTTCACACGTGGGAGTTGCGCGGCAGGTATCCCGGCATTTTGGAAGATGCGATAGTCGGCTCGAAGGCGAAGGAACTGCTGGCCGATGCCCAGACGTTGCTGGAGGAGATTATTCGGGGCGAGTTACTGACGGCTCGCGGCGTCTATGGATTTTTCCCGGCCAATAGCATTGGTGACGATATTGAGCTGTATCGGACTGGTGATCGTCGGGATGTTCTGACCACACTCCACACGCTCCGGCAACAGGCGGAGAAACCGGTCGATCAATTCAACCTGGCCCTGGCCGACTATGTCGCGCCGAAGGAATCCGGACGCGGCGATTATGTGGGGGCCTTTGTGGTCACGGCAGGGATTGGCGTGGAAGCGCTCTGTGCGAAGTATGAGAAGGACCATGACGATTACAATTCCATCATGGTCAAGGCCCTTGCGGATCGACTGGCGGAAGCGTTCGCCGAATGGCTGCACAAGCAGGTTCGCCTCGAATGGGGGTACGGGAAAACGGAAGCGCTGACGAATGAAGATATGATTCGCGAGCGGTATCGCGGCATTCGTCCCGCGCCTGGGTACCCCGCTTGTCCCGACCACACGGAGAAGCGAATCCTGTTCGATCTGCTGCAGGCGGAATCGCAAGCGGGCGTGACGCTGACCGAGTCGTATGCCATGTTGCCGGCGGCAGCCGTCAGCGGCCTCTATTTTGCGCACCCGGCGGCGAAGTATTTTGCGGTGGGGAAAATCAACCGCGATCAGGTGGAAGACTATGCGGCGCGGAAGAAGCTTTCCGTGAGCGAGGTGGAGAGGTGGTTGGCGCCGAATCTGAACTACGACGCATAG